In Actinomyces marmotae, the DNA window CTCCCTTCCCCGCACCGACGCCCTCATCGCCGCCAACAAGGATCACCAGGACGGCGCCCTGTCCGACGCCGATTTCGAGGCCATCATCACCGAGGCCGTCGACTCCGTCATCGCCAGGCAGGCCTCCATCGGCATCGACATCGTCAACGACGGCGAGTACGGGCACCTCATGACCCAGTCCGTCGACTACGGCGCCTGGTGGGGCTACTCCTTCCTGCGCTTCTCCGGCCTCGAGGTCCTCCCCGAGCCCCCCGCGCGCAAGCCCTCGGACAAGCTCGAGCTCGACGCGATGACCGACCGCCGTGACTGGGTGGCCTTCGCCGACGCCTACGCCGACCCGGCCAGCGGCATCCACATCGCCAACCGCCAGCCCTGGGTCTTCCCCACGGTCACCGGCCCCCTGGCCTACACCGGCGCCGACCTCGTCGCGCGCGACATCGCCCTGACCAAGCGCGGCCTGGAAGCGGCGGGCAAGCCGCTCTCAGAGGGCTTCGTCGCGGCCCTGTCCCCGGCGTCGGCGGCGCGCGTGGGCAACACCTACTACGAGGATGATGAGGCCGCTGTGTGGGCCTGGGCGGAGGCTCTGCGCGAGGAGTACAAGGCGATCACCGATGCGGGGCTCACCGTCCAGATCGACGCCCCCGACCTGGCCGAGTCCTGGGACCAGTTCATCACCGAGCCGGGTCTCGAGGACTACCGGGCCTTCTCCGCCGTGCGCATCGAGGCCCTCAACCACGCCCTGGAGGGCATCGACCCCGCCCTCGTGCGCTACCACGTGTGCTGGGGCTCCTGGCACGGCCCGCACTCAACCGACCTGGGTTTCAAGCACATCGTGGACCTCGCCCTGAGCGTCAGCGCCAACGGGTTGAGCTTCGAGGCCGCCAACGCCCGCCACGAGCACGAGTGGCGCATCTGGGAGGAAGTCGAGCTCCCCGCCGAGAAGTACCTCATCCCGGGCGTCGTCTCCCACGCCACCAACGTCGTGGAGCACCCCGAGCTCGTGGCCGAGCGCATCGCGCGTTTCGCGGGCCTCGTGGGTCCCGAGAGGGTCGTCGCCTCCACCGATTGCGGCCTGGGCGGGCGCGTCTACCCCTCCATCGCCTGGGCAAAGCTCGAGGCCCTGGCCGAGGGCGCCCGCCTGGCCGGCGACCGGCTCTGAGGGCCCTGGATGGCAAAATGACGCCATGAACCTCCTCATCATCGTCGCGGGACTCCTGGCGATCGCCGGCGCCAGCCAGATCAGCGACCGCCTCCGGGTGGCGCCGGCGCTGCTGCTCCTGACCATGGGGATAGCCGTCGGGTTCCTGCCGGCGGTGCCCGCGATCGTGATCGAGCCGGAGGTCATCCTTGAGGGCCTCCTCCCGGCGCTCCTGTACGCGACGGCGGTGGCCATCCCCGCGATCAACTTCCGCCGGGAGTTCACCCCCGTCGCGATCCTCGCCGTCCTCCTGGTCGCCGTCTCCTCGGCGGTGATCGGGGGAGTGCTCACCCTGGTCCTGCCCAGCCTGTCCGTGGCCTGGGCCGTCGCCATGGGCGCGGTGCTCAGCCCCACCGACG includes these proteins:
- a CDS encoding cobalamin-independent methionine synthase II family protein; amino-acid sequence: MTRIRTTHVGSLPRTDALIAANKDHQDGALSDADFEAIITEAVDSVIARQASIGIDIVNDGEYGHLMTQSVDYGAWWGYSFLRFSGLEVLPEPPARKPSDKLELDAMTDRRDWVAFADAYADPASGIHIANRQPWVFPTVTGPLAYTGADLVARDIALTKRGLEAAGKPLSEGFVAALSPASAARVGNTYYEDDEAAVWAWAEALREEYKAITDAGLTVQIDAPDLAESWDQFITEPGLEDYRAFSAVRIEALNHALEGIDPALVRYHVCWGSWHGPHSTDLGFKHIVDLALSVSANGLSFEAANARHEHEWRIWEEVELPAEKYLIPGVVSHATNVVEHPELVAERIARFAGLVGPERVVASTDCGLGGRVYPSIAWAKLEALAEGARLAGDRL